A window of Pusillimonas sp. T7-7 contains these coding sequences:
- a CDS encoding thioesterase family protein — translation MKERKIVTRDELAVFVPITTRWMDNDVYGHVNNVTYYSFFDTAVNQNLVEMGMLDIANSDAVGLVVETGCTYSASVSFPDKLEVGFKVAHLGTSSVRYELGLFKQGEPVAAAQGHFVHVYVDRKTRKPVPIPANLKAELAKLAV, via the coding sequence ATGAAAGAAAGAAAAATCGTCACCAGAGACGAGCTTGCCGTCTTCGTGCCCATCACAACGCGTTGGATGGATAACGATGTTTATGGGCATGTGAACAACGTCACCTATTATTCCTTCTTTGATACGGCAGTGAACCAGAACCTGGTCGAAATGGGCATGCTCGATATTGCCAATAGCGATGCGGTCGGTTTGGTGGTTGAAACCGGCTGTACTTATTCTGCCTCGGTGTCATTTCCCGACAAGCTGGAAGTCGGCTTCAAGGTGGCGCATCTGGGTACAAGCAGTGTTCGCTATGAGCTGGGCTTGTTCAAGCAGGGCGAGCCCGTTGCCGCAGCCCAGGGCCACTTTGTTCATGTTTATGTTGATCGCAAAACAAGAAAGCCCGTACCTATCCCAGCGAACCTTAAGGCTGAGCTGGCCAAGCTTGCCGTATAG